A region of Pseudoruegeria sp. SHC-113 DNA encodes the following proteins:
- a CDS encoding arylsulfatase, translating into MAGIALLTTPVAAQDGKPNILVIWGDDVGQSNISAYTMGLMGYKTPNIDRIADEGMMFTDYYGEQSCTAGRSSFIMGQSVFRTGLSKVGLPGAEEGMQIEDPTIAGLLKAQGYATGQFGKNHLGDRDEHLPTNHGFDEFFGNLYHLNAEEEPENEDYPQNPEFRERFGPRGVIKSSADGQIEDTGPLTRKRMETVDDETVAAAIDFIKRQEEAGTPWFVWWSGTRMHFRTHVSAEKRQLANEIAGKNVDEYQAGMIEHDLHIGEFLDLLDELGISDNTFVFYSTDNGPHMNSWPDAAMTPFWGEKNTNWEGAWRVPAMVRWPGKIAADTVSNEIVHHMDWLPTLLAMAGNETVKEDLLDGITVAEVGGGRDYRVHLDGYNILPMLTGETDKSPRNEIFYFSDDGDLMALRYQDWKITFLEQKAWYTLRAWIEPLTPLRTPLIFNLRRDPYERGYRTSNTFYDWMLDRAYMLVPAQQYVAQFLETFKEYPPRQEAASFSLDKVMEKLSEPSSQ; encoded by the coding sequence GTGGCCGGTATAGCGCTCCTCACCACGCCGGTGGCCGCGCAGGACGGCAAGCCCAATATCCTCGTGATCTGGGGCGATGACGTCGGACAATCCAATATCTCCGCCTACACGATGGGGCTGATGGGCTACAAAACGCCCAACATCGACCGCATCGCCGATGAGGGCATGATGTTCACCGATTACTACGGCGAGCAATCCTGCACCGCCGGGCGCTCCTCCTTCATCATGGGGCAATCGGTGTTCCGCACCGGGCTTTCGAAAGTCGGCCTGCCGGGCGCCGAAGAAGGCATGCAGATCGAGGATCCCACGATCGCGGGCCTCTTGAAGGCGCAGGGCTACGCGACCGGCCAGTTCGGCAAGAACCACCTTGGCGACCGCGACGAGCACCTGCCCACGAACCACGGGTTTGATGAGTTCTTCGGCAACCTCTATCACCTCAACGCCGAGGAAGAGCCGGAGAACGAGGATTACCCGCAGAACCCCGAGTTCCGCGAGCGCTTTGGCCCGCGCGGCGTGATCAAATCCTCCGCCGATGGCCAGATCGAAGACACCGGCCCCCTGACGCGCAAGCGCATGGAAACGGTGGACGATGAAACCGTCGCCGCGGCCATCGATTTCATCAAGCGCCAGGAAGAAGCGGGCACGCCGTGGTTCGTGTGGTGGTCCGGCACAAGGATGCATTTCCGCACCCATGTGTCCGCCGAAAAACGCCAGCTGGCAAATGAGATCGCAGGCAAGAACGTCGATGAGTATCAAGCCGGCATGATCGAACACGATCTGCACATCGGGGAGTTCCTCGATCTGCTGGACGAGCTTGGCATCTCCGACAACACATTCGTGTTCTACTCCACCGACAACGGCCCGCATATGAACTCCTGGCCGGATGCCGCCATGACGCCGTTCTGGGGCGAGAAGAACACCAACTGGGAAGGCGCATGGCGCGTGCCGGCGATGGTCCGCTGGCCGGGCAAGATCGCGGCGGATACCGTCTCTAACGAGATCGTTCACCACATGGACTGGCTTCCGACCCTGCTTGCCATGGCCGGAAACGAGACCGTGAAGGAAGATCTGCTGGACGGGATCACCGTGGCCGAAGTCGGCGGCGGGCGTGATTACCGCGTGCATCTGGACGGCTACAACATCCTGCCGATGCTCACCGGGGAAACCGACAAGAGCCCGCGCAACGAGATCTTCTATTTCTCCGATGACGGGGATCTGATGGCCCTGCGCTATCAGGATTGGAAGATCACCTTCTTGGAGCAAAAGGCTTGGTACACGCTGCGCGCCTGGATCGAACCGCTGACCCCGCTGCGCACGCCGCTGATCTTCAACCTGCGGCGCGACCCCTACGAGCGCGGCTACCGCACCTCCAACACCTTCTACGATTGGATGCTGGATCGCGCCTACATGCTGGTGCCAGCCCAGCAATACGTGGCCCAGTTCCTTGAGACCTTCAAGGAATACCCGCCACGTCAGGAGGCCGCCTCCTTCAGCCTTGATAAGGTCATGGAAAAGCTTTCTGAGCCCAGCTCGCAATAG
- a CDS encoding DUF4381 domain-containing protein produces MSDQPTSLAGMIDTLNDVEAPAPISMLPQTGGWIVAAVLLAALLIWLALRWHRSYKAEAYRRAGVAALKALPEGDLAGAEILLRRTAIAGFGRARVAGLQGEDWLAFLETTCPGAGFHSEAGRSLAAAPYAPAAAQAPEARALAARWIDQHRREAAG; encoded by the coding sequence ATGAGCGATCAGCCCACCTCCCTTGCCGGAATGATCGACACGCTCAACGACGTGGAAGCCCCCGCGCCGATCTCCATGCTGCCGCAAACCGGCGGCTGGATCGTGGCCGCCGTGCTGCTGGCCGCGCTACTGATCTGGCTCGCCCTGCGCTGGCACCGCAGCTACAAGGCCGAGGCCTATCGCCGGGCCGGGGTGGCGGCCCTGAAAGCCCTGCCCGAAGGCGATCTGGCGGGGGCCGAGATCCTGCTGCGCCGCACCGCCATCGCCGGCTTCGGCCGCGCCCGCGTGGCCGGATTGCAGGGCGAGGACTGGCTCGCCTTCCTCGAAACCACCTGCCCCGGCGCGGGATTTCACTCCGAGGCTGGCCGCAGCCTCGCCGCCGCGCCCTATGCGCCTGCCGCCGCCCAAGCGCCCGAGGCCCGCGCGCTTGCCGCCCGCTGGATCGACCAACACCGAAGGGAGGCCGCCGGATGA
- a CDS encoding DUF58 domain-containing protein produces MRDRAARTRAGLDKPPRGAQAPRDPRLYADLDHLRALEAQARSLTFLPRQPAGSVLNGRHASRLRGRGLNFEELRDYLPSDDVRSIDWKVTARTGTPHVRVYTEERDRPALIVVDQRMSMFFGSVHNLKSVTAAEAAALAAHRILDQGDRVGGIVFGDGADPLEFRPKRNRAAVSAFLTALAKANLALHAEAPPQAPLALNTVLKSVSRLATRDHLVLLISDFDGIDARTEILMKGIARHNDLILLPVWDPSARAMPFRERLVISDGDLQAEIDMERADTTRALEAAGAARLERVLGWQNTAGAPVLPLSTAEDTLPQIRRLMGLGAGRRR; encoded by the coding sequence ATGCGGGATCGGGCGGCCAGAACACGGGCGGGGCTGGACAAGCCTCCGCGCGGCGCGCAGGCGCCCCGCGATCCGCGCCTCTATGCCGATCTGGATCACCTGCGCGCTCTGGAAGCGCAGGCCCGCAGCCTCACCTTCCTGCCGCGCCAGCCCGCGGGCAGCGTGCTCAACGGTCGCCACGCCTCCCGCCTGCGCGGGCGCGGGCTGAACTTCGAGGAATTGCGCGACTACCTCCCCAGCGACGACGTGCGGTCGATCGACTGGAAGGTCACCGCCCGCACCGGCACACCCCATGTGCGCGTCTACACCGAGGAGCGCGACCGCCCTGCCCTTATCGTGGTGGACCAGCGAATGAGCATGTTCTTCGGCTCGGTGCACAACCTCAAAAGCGTCACCGCCGCCGAAGCCGCCGCGCTGGCCGCGCATCGCATTCTGGATCAGGGTGATCGCGTTGGCGGCATCGTCTTTGGCGACGGCGCGGACCCGCTGGAGTTCCGCCCCAAACGCAACCGCGCCGCTGTCTCCGCCTTCCTCACGGCGCTGGCCAAGGCCAACCTTGCCTTGCACGCCGAAGCCCCGCCGCAAGCCCCCTTGGCGCTGAACACGGTGCTGAAATCCGTCTCCCGCCTCGCCACGCGCGATCACCTCGTGCTCCTGATCAGCGATTTTGACGGGATCGACGCCCGCACAGAGATCCTGATGAAGGGCATCGCGCGGCACAATGATCTGATCCTTCTGCCGGTCTGGGATCCGAGCGCCCGCGCCATGCCCTTCCGCGAGCGGCTGGTGATCTCGGACGGCGATCTGCAGGCCGAGATCGACATGGAACGCGCCGACACCACCCGCGCGCTGGAGGCCGCCGGAGCGGCGCGGCTCGAACGTGTGCTTGGCTGGCAAAACACCGCCGGCGCGCCCGTGCTGCCGCTCTCCACCGCGGAAGACACCCTGCCCCAGATCCGCCGCCTGATGGGCCTTGGGGCCGGGAGGCGCAGATGA
- a CDS encoding response regulator codes for MDRGTAGAEQRLLTVLEEMNVAAFVVPAPEENTQTWLNLPAQRLATALGHTPGPRLLQGDLADGIEDLLKAGTSPGATDWQGFMQAIRTGARFARFELNFPPGRHQLVTFVHAEDGTAALFMSDISELTQFRLQRHRTDKLATLGRLAANYAHDFNNYLAVIDRQLELMSVQEGLSPDLARLLERAQSTTRSAAGRSQELLTFSKPKHDSRKWIRAREIVGRLRASTAFMQSEQLKLHFDTQSPLSVHCDAIFLHSALLNLVINACDACEGAGAVSILAQEARPDEVARWLPDAAPAPRWLKFSVTDTGHGISESDRAHIFDAFYTTKSAHGGSGLGLSIVENFVRMNNGLTYVEDTSPGGTTISMLLPAGLPHAPHERPSPTEDQVPDGFCVLIVEDEFHLAESTRHLLERKGFRVDVARSLDEALSLLQATDACYDVVLSDVVLPDGNGVELCRRSKAMAPDRPVLLISGNIPESLSEMLASCGAEQVLIKPTPIAELAAALLASAPRTRVCPRHPPELGQTGAGPGSGLAQPATATAAGARGAAGQGANGRGRPRRRLGDRRHRFGRLYIGPVWPVRAIRPIRAVGPIVVMHIDRGAIGVVVIAVAVGRADGDAITGGKAEPGHGKKGDGGFAG; via the coding sequence ATGGACAGGGGAACTGCGGGCGCTGAGCAGCGCTTGTTGACCGTTCTGGAAGAGATGAACGTGGCCGCCTTTGTTGTGCCAGCCCCAGAAGAAAACACGCAAACATGGCTCAATCTGCCCGCCCAACGGCTGGCAACGGCGCTTGGCCACACGCCCGGCCCGCGGCTGCTGCAGGGCGATCTGGCCGACGGCATAGAAGACCTTCTGAAAGCCGGAACCTCCCCCGGCGCGACCGATTGGCAAGGCTTCATGCAGGCGATCCGAACCGGCGCGCGCTTTGCGCGGTTCGAGTTGAATTTCCCCCCCGGGCGGCACCAGCTTGTCACCTTTGTTCACGCCGAGGACGGCACGGCCGCCCTGTTCATGTCCGACATCAGCGAGCTGACCCAGTTCCGCCTGCAACGACACCGCACCGACAAGCTAGCCACGCTGGGGCGGCTGGCAGCGAATTATGCCCATGATTTCAACAACTACCTTGCGGTGATTGATCGTCAGCTGGAGCTGATGTCGGTGCAGGAGGGGCTCAGCCCAGACCTCGCCCGCCTGCTGGAGCGGGCGCAGTCCACCACGCGTTCCGCTGCCGGGCGTTCTCAGGAATTGCTGACCTTTTCCAAGCCCAAACACGACTCCCGCAAATGGATCCGCGCCCGTGAAATCGTGGGGCGCCTGCGGGCCTCCACCGCCTTCATGCAGTCCGAACAGCTAAAGCTGCATTTCGACACGCAAAGCCCGCTCTCCGTGCATTGCGACGCCATTTTCCTGCATTCGGCGCTGCTCAACCTCGTGATCAACGCCTGCGATGCCTGCGAGGGGGCAGGCGCGGTTTCGATCCTTGCGCAGGAGGCGCGCCCCGACGAGGTGGCCCGTTGGCTGCCCGACGCCGCCCCTGCCCCGCGCTGGCTCAAATTCTCCGTCACCGACACCGGCCACGGCATCTCGGAATCCGACCGCGCGCATATTTTCGATGCCTTCTACACTACGAAATCCGCCCATGGCGGCAGCGGGCTGGGGCTGAGCATCGTGGAGAATTTCGTGCGCATGAACAACGGCTTGACCTATGTGGAGGACACCTCCCCCGGTGGGACGACGATCTCGATGCTGCTTCCGGCGGGTCTGCCCCATGCACCACACGAACGGCCCAGCCCCACCGAGGATCAGGTTCCGGACGGCTTCTGCGTGCTGATAGTCGAGGACGAGTTCCACCTCGCCGAATCCACCCGCCACCTGCTGGAGCGCAAGGGCTTCCGCGTGGATGTGGCCCGGTCGCTGGACGAGGCGCTCTCGCTGCTACAGGCCACGGACGCCTGCTATGACGTGGTGCTGTCGGATGTGGTGCTGCCCGACGGCAACGGCGTCGAGCTGTGCCGCCGCAGCAAGGCCATGGCGCCTGACCGCCCTGTCCTGCTGATCTCGGGCAACATCCCCGAAAGCCTGTCGGAGATGCTTGCCAGTTGCGGCGCGGAGCAAGTGCTCATCAAGCCGACACCCATCGCCGAGCTTGCCGCCGCACTTCTTGCCAGTGCGCCCCGCACGCGTGTGTGCCCCCGCCACCCGCCAGAACTCGGGCAAACCGGGGCTGGCCCCGGCTCCGGCCTAGCGCAACCTGCCACCGCCACCGCCGCCGGGGCGAGAGGGGCGGCTGGGCAAGGTGCCAATGGGCGGGGTCGGCCGCGTCGGCGGCTTGGCGATCGGCGGCACCGGTTTGGGCGGCTTTACATCGGGCCTGTCTGGCCTGTCCGGGCGATCCGGCCGATCCGGGCGGTCGGGCCGATTGTCGTCATGCACATAGATCGAGGTGCGATAGGGGTAGTAGTCATAGCCGTAGCCGTAGGACGCGCCGACGGTGACGCCATCACAGGCGGCAAGGCCGAGCCCGGCCACGGCAAGAAGGGCGATGGGGGTTTTGCGGGATAG
- the pdeM gene encoding ligase-associated DNA damage response endonuclease PdeM, which translates to MNAHAFSFHGHALEALPSGALWWPAQSLLCVSDLHLGKAGRIARRAGPLVPPYETKDTLTRLETALTVTGARQVICLGDSFDDLDAAGGLSEAETLWIARLQAGRRWIWIEGNHDPGPLRLGGEHRLEHHCDGLTFRHIAQPGAMAEVSGHYHPKTRVQARGRSITRPSFLVAANRLILPAFGTYTGGLFSHDPLFEALLAPPGFALLTGQRTTCVPMRSK; encoded by the coding sequence ATGAACGCCCACGCTTTCTCCTTCCACGGCCACGCCCTTGAAGCCCTGCCCTCCGGCGCGCTCTGGTGGCCCGCCCAGAGCTTGCTCTGCGTGTCTGATCTGCACCTTGGCAAGGCCGGACGGATCGCGCGGCGCGCGGGGCCTCTGGTGCCGCCTTACGAAACGAAGGACACGCTCACCCGGCTGGAAACCGCCCTTACGGTAACGGGCGCGCGGCAGGTGATCTGCCTTGGCGACAGTTTTGACGATCTGGACGCCGCCGGCGGTCTTTCGGAAGCGGAAACGCTGTGGATTGCGCGGCTGCAGGCCGGGCGGCGCTGGATCTGGATCGAGGGCAACCACGATCCCGGCCCGCTGCGGCTGGGCGGCGAGCATCGCCTGGAGCACCATTGCGATGGGCTGACCTTCCGCCACATCGCGCAACCCGGCGCGATGGCTGAGGTCTCGGGCCACTACCACCCCAAGACCCGCGTGCAGGCGCGCGGGCGCAGCATCACCCGGCCGAGCTTCCTCGTGGCCGCCAACCGCCTGATCCTGCCCGCGTTCGGCACCTATACCGGCGGGCTCTTCAGCCACGATCCGCTGTTTGAGGCGCTTCTCGCCCCGCCGGGCTTCGCCCTTCTGACGGGCCAACGCACCACCTGCGTGCCGATGCGCTCAAAGTGA
- a CDS encoding AAA family ATPase, which produces MSARDQIEALKGRMGQSIIGQEAVIDRLLIGLLANGNLLVEGLPGLAKTRAIKALAKNLEADFSRIQFTPDLLPADVTGTEVYHQGAEGAEFRFEAGPIFANIVLADEINRAPAKVQSALLEAMEERQVTVAGKTHKMPPLFMVMATQNPVEQEGTYALPEAQMDRFLMHVLITYPPIEDEVEVIRLVRGEEQAAVAAASGTDAKAKAPAPAVIPQQAVFEARQEIAALHVSDAIDQYCAALVYATRTPEAYSEDLARWIEVGGSPRASLALDKCSRAHAWMAGRDYVDPQDVQAVAPDVFRHRLALSFEAQGEGISPDAVTAEILKLVALG; this is translated from the coding sequence ATGAGCGCGCGAGACCAGATCGAGGCCCTGAAGGGCCGCATGGGCCAGTCGATCATCGGGCAGGAAGCGGTGATCGACCGCCTCCTGATCGGGCTTCTGGCCAATGGCAACCTGCTGGTTGAAGGCCTGCCCGGCCTTGCAAAAACCCGCGCCATCAAGGCGCTGGCCAAGAACCTTGAGGCCGATTTCAGCCGCATCCAGTTCACGCCTGATCTGCTACCGGCCGATGTGACGGGCACCGAGGTCTATCATCAGGGCGCAGAAGGCGCGGAGTTCCGGTTTGAAGCCGGGCCGATCTTCGCCAACATCGTGCTCGCCGACGAGATCAACCGCGCGCCTGCCAAGGTGCAATCGGCGCTTCTGGAGGCGATGGAGGAGCGGCAAGTTACAGTGGCGGGCAAGACCCACAAGATGCCGCCACTGTTCATGGTGATGGCCACCCAGAACCCGGTGGAGCAGGAAGGCACCTATGCGCTCCCCGAAGCGCAGATGGACCGTTTCCTCATGCATGTGCTCATCACCTACCCGCCCATCGAGGATGAGGTGGAGGTGATCCGCCTTGTGCGCGGCGAGGAACAGGCTGCCGTGGCTGCGGCTTCGGGCACGGACGCGAAAGCGAAAGCCCCTGCCCCTGCGGTGATCCCGCAGCAGGCGGTGTTTGAAGCCCGGCAGGAGATCGCCGCGCTGCATGTATCTGATGCCATTGATCAATATTGCGCCGCGCTCGTCTATGCCACGCGCACGCCGGAGGCTTACTCCGAGGATCTGGCCCGCTGGATCGAGGTCGGCGGCAGCCCGCGTGCCTCGCTCGCGCTTGATAAATGCAGCCGCGCGCACGCCTGGATGGCGGGGCGCGATTACGTCGATCCGCAGGACGTGCAGGCGGTCGCGCCTGATGTCTTCCGCCACCGTCTGGCGCTCAGCTTTGAAGCGCAGGGCGAAGGCATCTCGCCCGATGCCGTGACGGCGGAGATCCTGAAACTGGTGGCTCTGGGATAG
- a CDS encoding HAD family hydrolase: protein MRHIALAACFTAALPAFADPLPSWNDTDTKSRIITFVEEVTDPAADGFIPVKDRIATFDNDGTLWAEQPAYFQLVFAIDRVAELAAADPAIAGSDALKAAAARDFAGVLASGEEGLIEIVKASHTGIDTEAFIASVSEWLATARHPQTGLLYKEMTYQPMVELLRYLRDEDFQTFIVSGGGIHFVRAFAEEAYGIPPQNVVGSQVATTYEVAGDGTPSLIKQPELFFVDDKEGKPVGIDNHIGKRPVIAVGNSDGDFAMLEYTTAGEGPRLGILLHHTDAEREFAYDREGHIGVLNRGLDEAEARGWVLIDMASDWSRIYTGAR, encoded by the coding sequence ATGCGCCACATCGCCCTTGCCGCCTGTTTCACCGCCGCCCTCCCCGCCTTCGCCGATCCGCTGCCCTCGTGGAACGACACCGACACCAAGAGCCGCATCATCACCTTCGTGGAAGAGGTAACCGACCCGGCCGCAGATGGCTTCATCCCCGTCAAGGACCGGATCGCGACCTTCGACAACGACGGCACCCTCTGGGCCGAACAGCCCGCCTATTTCCAGCTTGTCTTCGCCATTGACCGCGTGGCCGAACTGGCCGCCGCTGATCCCGCAATCGCCGGCAGCGATGCCCTGAAAGCCGCCGCTGCGCGGGATTTCGCGGGCGTGTTGGCCAGCGGGGAAGAGGGGCTGATCGAGATCGTCAAAGCCTCCCACACCGGCATCGATACCGAAGCCTTCATCGCCTCGGTGTCCGAGTGGCTCGCCACCGCGCGCCATCCGCAAACCGGGCTTCTCTACAAGGAGATGACCTATCAGCCGATGGTCGAGCTGCTGCGCTACCTGCGGGATGAGGACTTCCAGACCTTCATCGTCTCTGGCGGCGGCATCCATTTCGTGCGCGCCTTCGCGGAAGAGGCCTACGGTATCCCGCCGCAGAATGTCGTCGGCAGTCAGGTGGCCACGACGTATGAGGTCGCCGGGGATGGCACGCCCAGCCTGATCAAACAGCCCGAGCTGTTCTTCGTGGACGACAAGGAGGGCAAGCCCGTGGGCATCGACAACCACATCGGCAAGCGCCCGGTGATCGCGGTTGGCAATTCCGACGGCGATTTCGCCATGCTCGAATACACCACCGCCGGCGAAGGCCCCCGCCTTGGCATCCTGTTGCACCACACCGATGCCGAACGCGAGTTCGCCTATGATCGCGAGGGCCATATTGGTGTGCTGAACCGGGGGCTCGACGAGGCCGAGGCTCGCGGCTGGGTTCTGATCGACATGGCCTCCGACTGGAGCCGCATCTACACGGGAGCACGGTAG